One window of Elaeis guineensis isolate ETL-2024a chromosome 11, EG11, whole genome shotgun sequence genomic DNA carries:
- the LOC105053529 gene encoding probable folate-biopterin transporter 7 isoform X1: MGEKNKARETTTMDRVKWMVGLGFWVQGFRCFPWLGINFYLKDGLGVPASALQILQNSANLPMVAKPLYGLLSDAVAIRGQRRLPYVALGALLQAVSWLAIVLLPETMSIAFLTLFLLLGNLGASIAEVANDAIVTEAGKQLQSPSMSGQLQSFAMMSFASAGALGNLLGGIAINLLSPRTMFLLFALLLLLQFFTTVAVPESSLNLPKKAGNSSKSSSIRKQLSELKIALRKPEISRSIVWFSASYAVVPLLIGTMFFYQTQHLNLDPSVIGFSKVFGQAALMAWSVAYNKQFKKTPARKVLSMLQVTIALLMVSDVLFVKGIYRDMGVSDSVYVVIFSGLLEALFQFKGLPFTVLMAQLCPAGCEGSVMAFLMSALALAIIVSGYLGVALAAFMGITGTDFSGLTVGILIQAACTLLPLCWSSWIPDTGRPEKKEE, from the exons ATGGGAGAGAAAAACAAGGCGAGGGAGACGACGACGATGGATCGGGTGAAGTGGATGGTGGGATTGGGGTTCTGGGTTCAGGGATTCCGGTGCTTCCCGTGGCTGGGCATCAACTTCTACCTCAAGGATGGGCTGGGCGTCCCCGCCTCCGCCCTCCAGATCCTCCAGAACTCGGCAAATCTCCCAATGGTCGCCAAGCCCCTCTACGGCCTCCTCTCCGACGCCGTCGCCATCCGCGGCCAGCGCCGCCTCCCCTACGTCGCCCTCGGCG CTCTGTTGCAGGCAGTCTCATGGTTAGCAATCGTCCTTCTCCCCGAGACCATGTCCATTGCCTTTCTCACGCTCTTCCTCCTCCTAGGGAACCTTGGTGCATCTATAGCTGAGGTTGCGAATGATGCCATCGTTACTGAGGCTGGCAAGCAATTGCAGTCTCCATCTATGTCAGGCCAACTGCAGTCTTTTGCAATGATGTCTTTTGCCTCTGCTGGTGCCCTTGGCAATCTCCTTGGCGGGATTGCTATCAACTTGCTCTCTCCCAGAACCATGTTCCTCCTTTTTGCCCTCCTCCTGCTTCTCCAGTTCTTCACAACTGTTGCTGTCCCTGAGAGCTCCCTCAACCTCCCCAAGAAGGCAGGCAATTCATCAAAATCTTCTAGCATCCGTAAACAGCTCTCAGAGCTAAAGATTGCTTTACGGAAGCCAGAGATCTCCCGCTCAATTGTGTGGTTCTCAGCATCCTACGCCGTGGTCCCGCTGTTAATTGGCACCATGTTCTTCTACCAGACCCAGCATTTGAACCTCGACCCATCAGTCATTGGCTTCTCCAAGGTCTTTGGACAGGCTGCATTGATGGCTTGGAGTGTGGCCTATAATAAACAGTTCAAAAAGACCCCTGCGAGGAAAGTCTTGTCGATGCTGCAGGTTACCATAGCTCTCTTAATGGTGTCTGATGTGTTGTTTGTAAAGGGGATTTACCGGGACATGGGAGTGTCAGACTCAGTGTATGTGGTGATCTTCTCGGGCTTACTAGAAGCTTTGTTTCAGTTTAAGGGACTGCCATTTACTGTTCTTATGGCACAGCTGTGCCCGGCTGGGTGCGAGGGCTCTGTTATGGCATTCCTAATGTCAGCATTGGCTCTTGCAATTATTGTCAGTGGTTACCTTGGGGTTGCACTTGCTGCATTCATGGGTATAACAGGGACCGACTTCTCGGGGCTCACTGTTGGAATCTTGATACAGGCAGCATGCACATTGCTGCCTCTCTGCTGGTCGTCATGGATCCCGGATACTGGCCGAcctgagaagaaagaagaatag
- the LOC105053529 gene encoding probable folate-biopterin transporter 7 isoform X2, whose product MGWASPPPPSRSSRTRQISQWSPSPSTASSPTPSPSAASAASPTSPSAAVSWLAIVLLPETMSIAFLTLFLLLGNLGASIAEVANDAIVTEAGKQLQSPSMSGQLQSFAMMSFASAGALGNLLGGIAINLLSPRTMFLLFALLLLLQFFTTVAVPESSLNLPKKAGNSSKSSSIRKQLSELKIALRKPEISRSIVWFSASYAVVPLLIGTMFFYQTQHLNLDPSVIGFSKVFGQAALMAWSVAYNKQFKKTPARKVLSMLQVTIALLMVSDVLFVKGIYRDMGVSDSVYVVIFSGLLEALFQFKGLPFTVLMAQLCPAGCEGSVMAFLMSALALAIIVSGYLGVALAAFMGITGTDFSGLTVGILIQAACTLLPLCWSSWIPDTGRPEKKEE is encoded by the exons ATGGGCTGGGCGTCCCCGCCTCCGCCCTCCAGATCCTCCAGAACTCGGCAAATCTCCCAATGGTCGCCAAGCCCCTCTACGGCCTCCTCTCCGACGCCGTCGCCATCCGCGGCCAGCGCCGCCTCCCCTACGTCGCCCTCGGCG GCAGTCTCATGGTTAGCAATCGTCCTTCTCCCCGAGACCATGTCCATTGCCTTTCTCACGCTCTTCCTCCTCCTAGGGAACCTTGGTGCATCTATAGCTGAGGTTGCGAATGATGCCATCGTTACTGAGGCTGGCAAGCAATTGCAGTCTCCATCTATGTCAGGCCAACTGCAGTCTTTTGCAATGATGTCTTTTGCCTCTGCTGGTGCCCTTGGCAATCTCCTTGGCGGGATTGCTATCAACTTGCTCTCTCCCAGAACCATGTTCCTCCTTTTTGCCCTCCTCCTGCTTCTCCAGTTCTTCACAACTGTTGCTGTCCCTGAGAGCTCCCTCAACCTCCCCAAGAAGGCAGGCAATTCATCAAAATCTTCTAGCATCCGTAAACAGCTCTCAGAGCTAAAGATTGCTTTACGGAAGCCAGAGATCTCCCGCTCAATTGTGTGGTTCTCAGCATCCTACGCCGTGGTCCCGCTGTTAATTGGCACCATGTTCTTCTACCAGACCCAGCATTTGAACCTCGACCCATCAGTCATTGGCTTCTCCAAGGTCTTTGGACAGGCTGCATTGATGGCTTGGAGTGTGGCCTATAATAAACAGTTCAAAAAGACCCCTGCGAGGAAAGTCTTGTCGATGCTGCAGGTTACCATAGCTCTCTTAATGGTGTCTGATGTGTTGTTTGTAAAGGGGATTTACCGGGACATGGGAGTGTCAGACTCAGTGTATGTGGTGATCTTCTCGGGCTTACTAGAAGCTTTGTTTCAGTTTAAGGGACTGCCATTTACTGTTCTTATGGCACAGCTGTGCCCGGCTGGGTGCGAGGGCTCTGTTATGGCATTCCTAATGTCAGCATTGGCTCTTGCAATTATTGTCAGTGGTTACCTTGGGGTTGCACTTGCTGCATTCATGGGTATAACAGGGACCGACTTCTCGGGGCTCACTGTTGGAATCTTGATACAGGCAGCATGCACATTGCTGCCTCTCTGCTGGTCGTCATGGATCCCGGATACTGGCCGAcctgagaagaaagaagaatag